The sequence CAGATGGCTTGGCGTGTTCTCTCCAGGGCCAGTTGAGGTGATCAATAGGTCTTTGTGTGATTTATTGAAGGGTGAGACTCTCCTGGTGTCAGGTGGCTCAGTAGGAGATGGGCCGGGTAACCAGATGTATGCCACTGACTTCTTTGAACATGTGCTGTTTTCTTTGCAGATGCGCACCGGCTTGGCTGCTTACTAACTGGAAGCTGAAGGTCTCCCAGCCTCTGTGCAGAGGAACAGAATGCGGGTCACCATGAGGCGGGTGTTGCTGGGGCTTGGCTTTGCTGTTGCCCTGATGGTGACTGTGCACCTTGGCCAGCAGATGTTGGAGTGCCAGGAGCTGCTGGACAGGGGCTATGGCAAGCGGACGCATGGGCTGATGAGACCAGAAAACGAAGAACTGGTTATGGTGGACTCCAGTCGCATCGAGTACCGGTACAGCAAGGAGATGCCGCTGATCTTTATCGGTGGGGTTCCGCGGAGCGGCACGACTCTCATGAGAGCCATGCTGGATGCGCATCCAGAGGTCCGCTGCGGAGAAGAGACTCGCATTATTCCCCGGGTGCTGGCCATGCGCCAGGCCTGGTCCAAATCTGGGCGCGAAAAGATGCGCTTGGATGAAGCGGGAGTGACGGACCAAGTCCTGGACGCTGCCATGCAGGCGTTTATCCTGGAAGTCATTGCCAAGCACGGGGAGCCAGCCAGATATCTATGTAACAAGGACCCCTTCACGTTAAAATCCTCTGTCTACCTTTCCAGACTCTTTCCCAATTCCAAATTTCTGCTGATGGTTCGAGACGGCCGGGCTTCTGTCCATTCCATGATCACAAGGAAGGTAACGATTGCAGGCTTTGACTTGAACAGCTACCGAGACTGCCTTACCAAGTGGAACAAAGCGATCGAGGTGATGTATTCCCAGTGCGCAGAGATTGGGCAGTCCAGGTGCCTGCCTGTCTACTATGAGCAGCTGGTGCTGCACCCTGAGCAGTCCATGCGTGTCATCATGCagttcctagacatttcctggaGCGACGCAGTTCTGCACCATGAAGAGTTAATAGGGAAACCAGGTGGAGTCTCCCTTTCCAAGTGAGTGTCAGTATGGCTGCCGCTGCTTTCCAAAGAGACTCCTGACTAGACGGAGCGGGTTCTTGCCAAACCTCCGTGGGGCATGGCCATCTTGCTTATTTTCATGCCTGGTTTTCAGGAGCAGAGGGATCGATATACCCAACTCTGCTTTAGAGTACTGGTGTGTCTCTAAGTAAAGAACCGCGTGAGTGTCACAATGGCGGTTAGCTGCTTAGGTGAGGATTTTTAAGAATGCTGATGTCTCAGTCATCTGACTTGTAAATAAGCAGATGATTTCAGGCTCTGCTTTGGCAGAGTCCTATTTAAGGAGCTCCAGTTTCGGGGTAATCTATGTCCCCTTTCTCTTTTTCTACCCATTCCCAAATATTTCTTTAAACACTGGATTACGTTCCAGCTAGCACTGAATGATTTGAGGTAGCAtgcagctgaggttccctgacTTCCCTCACGTAGTTCTGACACGATCCTGGCACACAGACGTGTGTACACAGCGTGTGTCTTCGAGAGCTATTTCTTATTTTGAGCTTCTTGCTGCCGTTGTTTGTAGTGATCGTTTTGGCTACTTGGTAACTTTAGATTAACCTAACCCAGCTGCTGACTGTAAACACGGATATATGGGCAGTAGCCAGACAAGTCTGTCTTCTAACAGTCTTTTTCGGTTAGTTCTGTACATCCGGAACggggaggtggaggagaaggAACCCACGGTATGGTTTTTCTCTgagcaagggaaggggaggacatTGTCAGGCCATACTTTCATCAACACGAagggtgtgtctgcactgcagcgggacacccgtggctggcctgtgccggcCGACTCAGGCTCGGGAGGCTCTGGctggctgcggggctgtttaattgtgatgtagatgTTCGGGATGTCCCGAgctttgggaccctcccacccgCAGGATCCTAGAGCCTGGCCTCCAGCCCGAGCCCCAGAGGTCTAcgctgcagttaaacagc comes from Mauremys reevesii isolate NIE-2019 linkage group 18, ASM1616193v1, whole genome shotgun sequence and encodes:
- the TPST2 gene encoding protein-tyrosine sulfotransferase 2 yields the protein MRVTMRRVLLGLGFAVALMVTVHLGQQMLECQELLDRGYGKRTHGLMRPENEELVMVDSSRIEYRYSKEMPLIFIGGVPRSGTTLMRAMLDAHPEVRCGEETRIIPRVLAMRQAWSKSGREKMRLDEAGVTDQVLDAAMQAFILEVIAKHGEPARYLCNKDPFTLKSSVYLSRLFPNSKFLLMVRDGRASVHSMITRKVTIAGFDLNSYRDCLTKWNKAIEVMYSQCAEIGQSRCLPVYYEQLVLHPEQSMRVIMQFLDISWSDAVLHHEELIGKPGGVSLSKIERSTDQVIKPVNLEALSKWIGHIPGDVLQDMAQIAPMLARLGYDPYANPPNYGNPDPLVINNTQRVMKGDFKTPANLKGRLQVTQNTSASH